The genomic interval ctaaataccccagaaattgacttgaagactgacagaacaaactctacAATTAAAGGTAAAGAAGAGGCTACCTCAAAGAAGGTAGGGAGTGCTGAGATGCGATTTGGGAGAAATGGATTGTGGCCACTCTGGTAGTGAGGGAATCTGGTCACAGAGAAGGACAAGAGACAGACTAGCACACAGGGGAGTACATGGGGAAAAAGAATCCTCATAGCAACTGGTATGGAAAGCGAGAGGGCCTGAACTTCATGAGTTCTTGTAGTCAGTGGGGCTTAAAGGCTGGAGTTTTGAAGGTCAGCAGGCATAGGTGAGTAGAGCCTGGGGGGCATTTCACTActcttggagagaaggcagggaaaCAACCCACAGACATACAGTGTGGGAACAGTGATCTTAAGAGCATCTGGGACACAGAGTGGGGAGGTTAGTTGCTCATCTCAGAGTGCATCCCAGAGACACAGTGTTCACAGAGAGGCCCCTCTAGGACCAAAGGGACTAgctggtgccatttccctccctcacccctcagcATAAGCACAAAACCACCTGTGGGAATCAGCGTAGTTCTGACCCTCACTACCTAACATGCTTATGCCAAGCCCTGCCCTCCCATGCTCTGGTGGAACCACCTCTCCCAGTCATGCTTGCCTCAGGTTCAATATGGGggccctctcccccagaagactgGCCCAAATCCCTACTCACACCACATCTCCCAACTAGGGAGTTTTGTGGAACCTTGGttctgggtggtggtggtgacgggTCTCACTTCACAAGAAGACcagaacacacatttttaaaacacaccacattcaggccagagACCAAACACTGTTCAAAAGAGGAAAACAGTGCCTCTGCAGATAACTAGCCTGAAGAATAAAGCAGCCAGGACACAACAGCAGAACGCACACAGCACACATTGGAGATACTCCTGGAAGCACCAGGACCTTGGGAACAGGGCATACTATACTGCAGAGCACTACGGGACCTTtccttcataaagccattaccctCAAGAACAGAAGACAGAACTGACTTTTccaacacagagaaacaggcacagagacagacaaaataagaagacagaaatttatcccaaatggggaaaaaaaaaaaaaaaaaaagccaaggccAGAAAATCGAGGTAAACAGATATACGTAACATACCTGATGGagtatttatactttttaaaagattatttatttatttaagagagagagaaagaaggagaaagtgcatgaatgggggaaggcagaggtagagggagagaatctcaagcagattccccactaagcatggagcctgaggcagggcttgatctcatgtccctgagatcatgacctgaaccaaaatcaagagctggatgcctaatcaaataagccacccaggtgccccaatctgaTGGagtatttaaaacaatgattataaggatactcactagacttgagaaaagagtggaagacatcagTGACAGCCTTaacactgagatttaaaaaaagaaccaattagagATGAAGAGTGCAGTAAGTGAGATTACAAGCACACCTGATGCAATGAAGAGCGGGATAGAAaatgcagaggaatgaattagtgacctagaagatgGAGTAATAGAAAATTAtcaaactgaacaaaagagaaagaaaagaattatgcaaaatgagaatagacttagggaactcagagACTCTATCAAATGTAATTTCAtattataggaatcccagaagatggcagagagagaaaagagggcagaaaatttgtttgataaaataatagcagaaaatttccctaatctgggaaggAAACATATACTAAATCCAGgaggcaagaaaaatctcaacaaaagCAGATATACACCAAggcatattgtaattaaattggcaaaatatagagtgataaagaaaaaatatttttattttattttattttttaaagattttattcatttatttgacagacagagatcacaagtaggcagagaggcaggcagagagagaggaggaagcagcctccccactgagtagggagcccaatgcagggctcaatcccaggactctgagattatgacctgagccaaaggcagaggcttaaccaaatgagccacccaggcgccctgaaaaaatatttttaaagcagcaagacaaaagaaaacagtaaaatacaagggaaaccccataaggctagcAGGTGATTTTTTAGCATCAACTTTCCAAGCCAGAGggagtagcatgatatattcaaagtgctgaatggaaggttgggggtacctggctggtttagttgatagagcatgtgactctcaatttcagggttatgagttcaagcctcatgttgcatatagagcttacttttaaaaaatttttctcttcaaaatgttGAATGGGAAAAACTGCAACCAGGAATACTCTTATCTAGCAAGGCTATATCATTCACAgtagagagagataaagagtttccaagacaaacaaaaactaaaggagttcatgactactacaccagccctgcaagaaatattaaggggactctccaagtggaaaggaaagaccaaaaatgaCAATATGAAGGTaggaaacataaaagcaaaaaatgagtatttctgtaaaaaaaaaaaaaatcagtcaagaaactcacaaaacaaaaagctataaaatgtgaaaacatataCCTAAATCATGGGGAGGacaggagtaaagaatgggtttaCACTTaaacaaccatcaacttaatatagactgctatgtgCAGAAGACATTATacacaaacctaatggtaaccatacATCAAAACCcgctaataaatatgcaaaggataaagagaaagaaatccaaacatgtccaaatatataaagcaaatcagcaaaccatgaaagacagaaagacaagaaaggatagAGAAAGTCTTCAgaaataaccacaaaacaaatgataaaatgacaataaaaacatccatcaataataactttgaatgtaaatggctaaatgctccaatcaaaagacacagtatgacagaatggataaaaaaacaagatccaggCGGCGGCCGCGGCACTTCAGGGAGTCGCTGGCGGACGCGCGAGCGCGGCGACTGACTGACGGCCGAGCGGACAGGAGGCGGGACCAGAAGAGTGAGCGCAGCAGCAATCACACTCAGCAACGATGTCAGCAGAACTGGAGACTTCAGAGGGGGTGGATGAGTCGGAGAAAAAGAGCTCCGGggcctcagaaaaagaaaaccacaccaagATGGCCGACCTCTCTGAGCTCCTGAAGGAAGGGACCAAGGAAGCACATGACCGGGCAGAAAACACCCAATTTGTCAAGGACTTCTTGAAAGGCAACATCAGGAAGGAACTGTTTAAGCTGGCCACTACTGCACTTTACTTCACATATTCAGCCCTCGAGGAGGAAATGGAGCGCAACAAGGACCACCCAGCCGTTGCCCCCTTGTACTTCCCCATGGAGCTACACCGGAAGGAGGCACTGACCAAGGACATGGAGTATTTCTTTGGTGAGGACTGGGAGGAGAAGGTGCGGTGTTCTGAGGCTGCCCAAAAGTACGTGGAACGGATCCATTAGGTGGGGCAGAATGAGCCAGAGCTACTGGTGGCCCATGCCTACACCCGCTATATGGGGGACCTCTCAGGGGGACAAGTGCTGAAGAAGGTGGCCCAGCGGGCCCTGAAACTTCCCAGCACAGGAGAAGGGACCCAGTTCTATCTGTTTGAGAATGTGGACAATGCACAACAGTTCAAGCAGTTGTACCGGGCCAGAATGAATGCCTTGGACCTGAACCTGAAGACCAAAGAGAGGATTGTGGAGGAGGCCAACAGGGCCTTTGAGTACAACATGCAGATATTCAATGAACTGGACCAGGCTGGCTCCGTGTTGGCCAGGGAGACCCGGGAGGATGGGCTCCCCGTGCACGATGGGAAAGGAGATGTGCGCAAATGCCCGTACTATGCTGCTAAACCAGACAGAGGTGCCCTGGAGGGCAGCAGCTGCCCCTTCCAAACAGCCCTGGCGGTGCTGAGTAAGCCCAGCCTGCAGTTCATTCTGGCCGCTGGTGTGGCTCTGGTTGCTGGCTTCCTGGCCTGGTACTACATGTGAAGGAACCATCATACCACATTGGCGCCCTCCTCCCAAGTGACCACtggcctgcccccacctccaccggTGACTAAGCTACCACCTCAGgtgactttttttaaatgctggtttTGAGAAGACAAGCAACCAATAAAGGCCAgacgctaaaaaaaaaaaaaaaaaaaaaaaaaaaaaaaaaaaacaagatccatctatatactgcctataagagactcatatGAGTCCTAAATACACCAATAGATTGAAagagaggggatggagaaacatctatcaaGCTAACGTAAGTCAAAAGAAAGTCGGAGTAGAAACTTGTATCATACAGAATAGActcttttggggtgtgtgtgtgtgtaaagcaatagaagtttattaagtgaagatacagaaaaagctctcaagggTGAGAGAGGTCCCAGTAGGGTTGTTAATGAGGGCCTAtagggttggtcttttatagaaagataaccagggaacttaaatccttttaacatatCTAATGATAACACCTTCcatggcttacttcctttttaggggCTGGTTATTCTTTGTGAGTCACAGGTGATTATCATAAAGACACCCACTCCACATGACCTACCCCACATGCCAAGGGCAGGGACTCTAAAACAAAGatggtaa from Mustela erminea isolate mMusErm1 chromosome 5, mMusErm1.Pri, whole genome shotgun sequence carries:
- the LOC116590996 gene encoding heme oxygenase 2-like, whose amino-acid sequence is MSAELETSEGVDESEKKSSGASEKENHTKMADLSELLKEGTKEAHDRAENTQFVKDFLKGNIRKELFKLATTALYFTYSALEEEMERNKDHPAVAPLYFPMELHRKEALTKDMEYFFGEDWEEKVRCSEAAQKYVERIH